Genomic DNA from Nitratidesulfovibrio vulgaris str. Hildenborough:
GGGATGTCCTCGTGGACGTGCCTGTGGTCGTTCCTGAACTTGTCGAAAGCACCCCGGCGCAGTTGCAGGTTGCCTACAGGGTCACCATCGCCCGACGTGAGGTCGTTCTTTCGCGGCAGGTGCGCTTCGATGACATACAGGGGCTTCGCATCAAGGTCGCCCCGGCCAAGGTGTCCATCAGGGCCGAATTGCCCCGGTCGCAGGCTTCCGACGCAGAGGTGCTCAAGAGTATCGAAGCCCGGATAGAACTTCCGGAAGATGTGGCACCGGGAGTGCTGCACCTGCCGGTGCATACGGTATCCCCCGACGGTGTTCGCGTGGACGAGGTCGTCCCCGACACCGTAACGGTGACAATTCAGAAGAGATAGGCTATCTGCCCGTTGCCCTGCGGGGCCTCGGCAGGCATTGCACTTCAGGAGAATGACATATGGGCAGAAGGCTTTTCGGCACTGACGGTCTGCGCGGACAGGTCAACATATACCCTATGACCGCCGATATGGCGTTGCGACTTGGCCTCGCAGCGGGCACGCGTTTCCGCAATGGCAATCGCAGACATCGTGTCGTCATCGGAAAGGACACGCGGCTTTCGGGCTACATGTTCGAGTCGGCCCTCACCGCTGGCTTGTGCGCTGCGGGCATGGATGTCTTTCAGGTGGGGCCGCTGCCTACACCCGCCATCTCGTTCCTGACCCGCAATATGCGGGCTGACCTCGGAGTGGTCATCTCCGCTTCGCATAATCCCTTCATGGATAACGGTATCAAGTTCTTCGACCGTTCCGGCTTCAAACTGCCCGACGATGTCGAGAACCAGATGACCGACATGGTCCTCGACCCGGACTGGCAGTGGGATTATCCCGCGTCGGAGAAGGTCGGGCGTGCCTACAAGATTGCAGACGCACCCGGTCGCTACATCGTCTACATCAAGAGCAGCTTCCCCGCAGACCTCACCCTCGACGGGTTGCGTGTCGTCATCGACTGCGCCAACGGGGCGAACTACAAGGTCGCTCCCCTCGCGCTGGAGGAACTCGGCGCAGAGGTGATCAAACTGGGCACGGAACCAAACGGACTCAACATCAACCACCAGTGCGGGTCGCTCTATCCGGAAGTGGTCGCTGCAAAAGTGCGCGAGACCCGCGCCGACATCGGTCTCGCACTCGACGGTGACGCCGACAGGCTGATTGTCGTGGACGAGAAGGGCACCATTCTGGATGGCGACCAGATCATGGCCCTTTGCGCCCAGGACCTCATGGCCAAGGGAAAGCTTCCCGGCAATATGCTGGTCGCCACCGTCATGAGCAACATGGCGCTCGAAGTCTTCATGAAGGAGCATGGCGGCACCCTGCTGCGTACAGCCGTTGGCGACCGCTACGTGGTCGAGGCCATGCGCCAGCATGGAGCCCTGCTGGGGGGAGAACAGTCCGGGCATCTCATCTTCCGCGAGTACAGCACCACGGGCGACGGCCTTCTGGCGGCCCTGCAGATTTTGCGCATCATGCGCGAACGCGGTAAGCCTCTGTCCGAACTGGCTGGACAGTTGCAGCTTTTCCCGCAGCAGCTTATCAATGTCCATGTGGAGCGGAAGATACCCTTCGCGGAGTGTCAGCCGGTTGCGGACGCGGTTGCAGCCATAGAAACCGAACTTGGCGACCGTGGGCGCGTCCTGCTGAGGTACTCCGGGACAGAATCCGTATGTCGGGTCATGGTCGAGGGTGAACACCCCGAACAGGTTGCCCGGCTTGCCGAGATGCTTGCAGAGACCGTGCAGAAGCATTTGCGCTAGACCTCTTCAACGCCGTAGTTCCCTCGCGGAAAGGAGTATGCCCGTGAACATACGCAAGGTGGTCATTCCTGTCGCAGGGTGGGGCACTCGGTCGCTTCCGGCGACCAAGAACATCCCCAAGGAGATGCTCCCGGTCTACAACAAGCCTGTGGTACAGTATGTCGTAGAAGAGGCGCAAAAGTCCGGTATTGGCGATGTCGTCTTCGTCACCAACCGGGACAAGAAGATCATCGAGGACCACTTCGACTACAACCTCCAGCTTGAATCCGTTCTCGAGCGTGCCGGCAAGACCGAAATGCTCCGGCAGGTGCGCGAGGTCGCCGAGATGGTGAACATCATCTCGGTGCGCCAGAAGAAGCAGCTTGGCCTTGGGCATGCCGTTCTTTGCGCACGTGAGATCGTCCGGGATGAACCCTTTGCCGTCATGGTGGGTGACGACCTGATGTTCGGCATGACGCCGGGTATCCAGCAACTCATCGATGTGGCTGTGGCAGAGCACTTGCCTGTCATCGGGGTCATGGAGGTTCCGGCCGACAAGGTCTCGCGTTACGGCATCATTGCGGGCGAGGAGACGGCCCCGGGCATCTACAAGGTTTCCCGCCTCGTCGAGAAGCCGAGCATCGCTGAAGCACCCTCACGCCTCGCCATCGTGGGGCGCTATGTCCTCACGCCGGATATCTTCGACAGCCTTGAAAAGGTGAAACCCGGACATGGTGGCGAGATTCAGCTCACCGATGCGTTGCAGAACCTTGCCGATGACAGGGGGCTGCTTGCCGTCAAGATTCGGGGCATGCGTTTCGACGCAGGCGACTGGGCCGAATATCTCACGGCCAATATCTATTTCGCACTTCAGGAAGAAGGCTTGCGCGACGACCTCATAAGTCAGTTGCGACCTCTCCTGCCTTTCCGTTGTTGACACTGGTGCCCGGCTGCAAGGCCGGGCACCTTGCTTCGCCCCTCGGGGCCGACCTCTCAATCCCTCCCGGTCACCATGTCTGAACGGTTGTTTTCCGTCGCGCTTACCAGCCCGCCTTATGCCACCCTGACGTATGCACTTCCCGCATGGCTTCAGGACACCGCACTCTCACCGGGAACGCGTGTTATCGTGCCTCTTGGTGCAGGAACCTTGCGCGTCGGTGTCGTGCTGGGCGATGACGGCAATACGGTCGCTCTTCCCGAGGGGGTCACACCCAAACCCCTCATCTGTCCGCTTGACGTCGAACCGTGCCTGAACGGGGACTATCTTGACATGGTGCGCCATCTGGCCTTGCGGCAGGGGGTGACACAGGGGCGTATTCTCGGCAACCTGCTTCCCGCAGGGCTGCGTACGTCGAAGGTTCGTCTGCGACTCATCGATAACGGTCGAAAACGCCTGCTGAAGCCGCGTGAACTTGCCGGACTTGATAAAGAGGTTCTTCAGAGGCTTGGACAGCTGTGGCGCGAAGGCTCTTTCGAGGTGCTTGTCGCCGGAGAGGATGCGGCAGCCAGCGAGATGTGCGTGCTCAAGGCTGACCCGCCGTGGCCGCTACGTCCATCGGCCCATCGGCAGGCGGCTATCCTTGATTTCCTTTACGAACGTGGCACGACGAGTCGCAAGGTGCTCACCGAAACGCTGGGGACCGGCTGTACGACTGCCCTCGGTGCGCTCCTTGAGCGAGGACTTGTCGCTATCGAGGCCATCGACGAGGCCTCTTGCGCGTGCGGTATCAGTGAAGCCTCCTCAACGCCCCTCGATGCGCCGCAAACGCTGGTGCTTACGGAGGAACAGTCCGCCGCAGTCGGAAACTTCGCAGCGGCCATGGATGCGGAAGGCCCGGCCACGTGGGTCCTCTACGGCATCACGGGCAGCGGCAAGACGGCAGTCTATCTCGAACTAGCCAAGATGTGCCTGGCCAGAGGGCGCAGTGTGCTGCTGCTCGCACCGGAAGTCGCACTGGCATGCAAGTTGCGCCGCGACGTGGCGAACAGCCTGCCAGAGGCGCCTGTCGTGCTGTACCATGGCTACCAGACACCTGCCGTGCGTGAGGCTACGTTTCGCCTTCTGGCGACGACCCGAAATCAACCGCGCATCATCGTGGGAACCCGGTCGGCATTGTTCTTGCCAGTTCAGGATATCGGGGCTGTCGTACTCGACGAGGAGCACGATTCTTCATTCAAGCAGGATGAAGGGCTCAACTATCAGGCCAAGGAAGTTGCGTGGTTCAGGGTAGGGCAGTCGAACGGGCTTCTGGTTTTGGGGTCTGCCACGCCGGACCTCAAGACATGGCATGCAGCCCGTGAGGGGGTGCTTCCCGCAGCCCGGCTTACCTCGCGCGTTGGAGGCGGCACCCTGCCATCCGTCGAACTGGTGGACATCCGGTCGTTGGGGCCGACCGACGGCATACTCGCGCCAGCGACCACAGCCGCGCTCGGTGCCACATTGGCAAAAGGGGAGCAGGCGGTCATTCTCCTGAACAGAAGAGGATACGCCCCGCTCATGTATTGCCTGGACTGCGGCACTGTTGCGCGTTGCCCGCACTGTGACATCGGACTCACGTATCACAAGGGCCGCGAACGTCTGGTCTGCCACTATTGCGGCCACTCCGTGGCCTATCCGGCAGTCTGTCCCAATTGCAAAGGCATGCACTACCTGCCCATGGGGGAAGGGACAGAGCGCCTCGAGGAGTCCATTGCGTCCTTTTTGCCACCCGGCGGGCGTGTGCTGCGCCTCGACAGGGACAGCACGCGACGTCAGGGGCGCATGGAGGAGATTCTCGCGGCCTTCGCCCGTGAAGAGGCACAAGTGCTTGTAGGGACCCAGATGCTGTCGAAGGGCCATCATTTTCCCAAGGTCACGCTGGCGGTTGTCGCAGATGGCGACCTTGGCCTGAACCTGCCGGACTACCGGGCATCAGAGCGTACATTCCAGTTGCTCGTGCAGTCATCCGGGCGGGCAGGTCGTGGAGAGTTGCCGGGCAAGGTACTCATCCAGACAAGAGACCCGGGGCATTACTGTTGGCAGTATGTGCTTCGTGGCGACTATGAAGCCTTCTTCGAACACGAGATTGCCATCCGGCAACGGCGACGCTATCCTCCGTTCGTCAGGCTTGCCCTTGTCCGGATGAGCTATCCTGTAGACTGCCGCGAAGGCCTTGCAGAAGTTACGTCATTGGCTGGTGAACTTCGTCGGATGGGGAGTCAGGAAGGTGTTCAGGTGCTGGGCCCCGCACCTGCCCCCCTCCCTCTCCTGCGGGGAAGAAAGCGGTTCAATTGCCTTCTCAAAGGGGCAGACTGGCTAGGTTTGCGCCGTGTCTACGGTGCGGCCTCTGGCAGTGTATCGCACCGCCATCTTTCGCTCTCACTGGATCTCGACCCTGTTAACATGCTATAATCAAGGTGGTTGTCATGATCGTTGTCGTTAGGAACTGTGCTGATTGCCCCTTCTGTACAAGTGGAGACCCTTCACGGTGTAGCGTGTCGACACCAAAGCATAGACCTCTTGATGAGAAGCTGGACAGACCTTCGTGGTGTCCTCTGCGTCGTGAGCAGGTCATCGTCAGAGAGCCTTCCTGAACCTCCACAACATTGCCGTCCGGCCCGCTTTGGTCTACTATCCGATATGGCCGATACCGGGGGGAACATGGATCACGCATCTGTGCTCGTGCTCGTCGTGGATGACGAGGAAATGGTTCGCGAGAATCTCGAAGCCTATCTCGAAGATGAGGGGTTCAATGTCGTCACCGCCTCCAGCGGTGAGGACGCCCTGAATCTTCTGGCAGAGGTCTCACCCCATGTCGGAATCATAGACATGCGACTGCCGGGCATGAGCGGCAACGATTTCATCCTCAAGGCTCATACTTTGCGTCCGGCGCTCAGGTATCTTATCCATACCGGTTCGACGAACTATAAACTCCCACCCGAATTGATCGCAATCGGTGTCACTCGTGACGATATCTACACAAAGCCCCTTCAGAACATGGATGATCTCGTGAAGGGGATTGGGCGCCATATGGGATCGCTGGTTGGTGGTTGAGCCTCGGTACGCTATGTTATGATTGCAGGCGAATGGGCCTCCGGCGTTATGGCCGGGGGCTTTTTTCGTGTGCAGAAAAATCTTCGCAGGCGGGCTGGACATCTGCACACAGCCTTTCGCGTACTCTTTCGCGAAAAACAAAAAAGGCCCGCCTCTTGCGAGGCGGGCCTTGATGTCGGAAGGGGGGCTAGAACGTGCCAGCTTCCTTCTTCACTTCGATGGCTATCTTCCACAGCAGCGAGAGCACCAGAAGGCCGAAGGCGTAGATGCCAAGGGCGATCAGGATTTCGGGGACAGAGGGTGCGTAGACAGTGATGCCTTCGAAGGGGTTCGGGGTGAAACCGCCGATGAGCAGGCCGAGGCCCTTGTCGATCCACGATGCGATGACAAGCATGACCAGAGCCCAAGGCAGAACCTTCTCATTGTCGCGAATCTGGGGCGGAATGAGCAATGCCAGCGAAAGGAAGGCAAAGACGACCGCCGTCCACATCCAGCCGTTCACCCAGTAGGAATGCCCGCCGTGACCGGCGAAGAGGAACACGAGCGGATGCTGGTGTCCGGGCATGCCGCTGTAGAACGCGGTGAAGACTTCGAGCAGGTAGAAGAACACGTTGATGCACATGGCATACGTGATGATCTTCGTGAGCGTCTGCACAGCTTCGCGACCGGGGTTGAAGCCTGTCAGGCGGCGCAGCACGAATACCAGCAGCAGCAGGATGGCAGGACCGGAGCAGAAGGCCGAAGAGAGGAAACGGGCGGCCATGATGGCTGTGAGCCAGTAGTGGCGGCCGGGGAGACCGGCGTAGAGGAACGCCGTGACGGTGTGGATGCTGAACGCCCAGATGACGGACAGGTAGATGAAGAACTTGATCCACTTGGGAGGTTCAACATCATGCCGCTCAGCCTCAAGGGTCACCCACCCGACCAGCAGGTTGATGAACAGGTAGCCCATCAGGACCATCATGTCGTAGAACATGACGGAGTTGGGGGTGGGGTGCAGGATGACGTTGAGCATCCGCTGGGGCTGGCCCATGTCGACCACGATGAAGAGCATGCACATCAGCACTGCCGATATGGCCATGAACTCACCGAGGATGATCATTTTCTTGAACTGCTTGTAGTGGTGGAAGTAGGCGGGCAGCACCAGCATGACCGCCGACGCCGCAACACCGACGAGATACGTGAACTGGGAGATGTAGAGACCCCAGGACACGTCGCGGCTCATGCCGGTGATGGCGAGGCCGTACTTCAGCTGGAACAGGTAGGTGAACCCCCCGAGACCGACGATGCTGCCGAGGAAAAGCAGCCAGATGTAGTACGCCGGGGAGCCCTTGAGAAGCTTCTCAACCATGGCCAGTCCTCCTAGACGATGTAGTAGACGCCGGGCTGGGTGCCTACACTGGGCTTGCGGCGAATGCTGTAGTTTTCGTTCAGGGCCTTACGTACGGGCGAGTTCGGGTCATCCAGGTCGCCGAAGAGAATGGCGCCGTTGGAGGCCTCCACGCACGCGGGCAGCTGGCCCACGGCAAGCCGTTCGCTACAGAAGGTGCACTTTTCCACGACACCGCGTGTGCGGGCCGGGAACTTCGGATTGATGGCCTTGATGTGCGGCTGCGGGTCGCCGAAGTTGAAGCTACGGGCGCCGTAGGGGCAACCGGCCATGCAGAAGCGGCAACCGATGCAACGGTGGTAGTCCATGACGACGATGCCGTCGGCGCGCTTGAATGTGGCCTTGGTGGGACACACACGCACGCAGGGCGGGTTCTCGCAGTGGTTGCACAGGAGCAGATAACGGCGTTCGAGAACTTCCTGCGACAGGTGGGGGTTCATGTCGTCAGGGAAGGTCGCTTCGTAGGTGTCCGTCCAGAGCCACTTGATCTCCTGATTGCCTTCGATGGAAGGAACGTTGTGGATCGAGTGACAGGCCTCGATGACGCGCGAGTAGTCCTCGGGGGAGGTGAACTTGCGCATGTCGATGACCATGGCCCAGCGTTTCGCCTTGAGCGCGGTCGCACCGTCTTCATATTTGCCGGTCAGCGCAGCGGCGTCCGGGGTGGTGCCAGCGGCGACATCAAGGACGCCCTTGGCCCCAAGGCCGAAAACCGAGAGGCTGGCGATCTTCAGGAATCGTCTTCTGCTGTTGTTCATTACTGGTTCCCCCTCGGAGCGACATGGCAGTCCCAGCAGTAGGGGCTCACGCTGTTGGAGTTGTGGCACTTGTCGCAGAAGTCGGCCTTGTTGGCGTGGCACTTCATGCAGGTGTTCTGGAGGCTGATCTCCCACTGCTTGCCGTTGCTCGCCACGTAAAGACGCTTGCCTTCGCGAAGGGCCTCGTCGCGCCAAAGGTTGAGGATGTGCATATGTTCGGCGCGCATGTAGCCCACGGGCTCGATGCATTCCTTCTCCCCGGCGGGGAGGGCAATCTGCGGACGCTCGTACTTGGGCGTCAGCAGGTTGCTCCAGAACGGGAAGGTGAACAGCCCGACAAAGATGACGATGCCGGGGATGATGTACTTGCCGTTATACATGATTATGCGTCCTCCATGCCGGGCAGGTCTTCTTGACGGAGGTCCATGGTGCGCTTGGTCTCACCACGCATGACGAGGGCGTTTGCAACCAGTTCGTGCGTACCGTAGACGGAAACGCCGGGAGCCCAGTAGTTGGCAAGGGGAGGCAGCGTGGCACGGTCGATGGCGCAAATGCAGGCCATGGTGTCGACGCCGTGCTTCTGCTGCACATAACGCAGGGCGTTGCCTCGTGGCAGACCGCCGCGCATGCGCAATTCCATGATCTCGTCGGTGTTCAGGCCGGAACCGCCGCCGCAGCAGAAAGTCTGCTCACGGATGGTGTTCTCGGGCATTTCGTAGAAGTTGTTGCACACCGACTTGATGACGTATCTGGGCTCTTCAAGCAGACCCATGCCTCGTGCAGGGTTGCACGAGTCGTGGAACGTCACCGTGAGGTGGTCGTTGCGGCTGGGGTCGAGGCGCAGCTTGTTGTGCTTGATGAGGTCGGCCGTGAACTCGGTGATGTGCACCATCTTGGTGGCGGCGGCGTTTTCGAAGACCGTGCCGGTGATGGGCGACTTGGGCACTTCCATGTGCGAGGGGGTGGGGCCGTTGAACGTCTCCATGTACTGGTGGACGACGCGCCACATGTGACCGCACTCGCCGCCGAGAATCCACTTGGAGCCAAGGCGCTCGGCTTCGGCGTACATCTTCGCGTTCAGCTTCTTCGCCATGTCGAAGGAAGTGAATGAACCGAAGTTGCCGCCTTCGGAGGCGTAGGTCGAAAGGGTATAGTCCAGCCCGATCTCGTGGAAGAGCATGAGGTAGCCCATGAACGTGTAGATGCCGGGATCGGCGAACACGTCACCCGAAGGGGTGATGAAGACGATCTCATGTCCCTTCTCGTTGAAGGGCGGGTCGATGTGGATGCCGGTGATCGTTTCGATGTCCTCGCAGAGGAACTCGACGATCTCCTTGAAAGCGTGGGGCTGGATGCCGAGGTGGTTGCCGGTGCGGTTACAGTTGTACACCGGCTCCATGATCCAGTTGATGCCCAGACCTACTTCGTGCAGCAGCTCGCGGGCGATGGCCGTGATTTCAGCCGTGTCGATGCCATAGGGGCAGAACAGGGAGCAACGGCGGCATTCGGTGCACTGGTAGAAGTAGTAGAACCACTCCTTGACCACGTCCTTGTCGAGCTTCCGGGCTCCCACCAGCTTGCCGAGCAGCTTGCCGGCGGTGGTGAAGTCGCGCCGGTAGACTGAACGCAGCAACTCGGCACGCAGAACGGGCATGTTCTTGGGGTCGCCGGTGCCGATGAAGAAGTGGCACTTGTCGGCGCAGGCGCCGCAACGCACGCAGATGTCCATGAACAGCTTGAGCGAGCGGTGCTTTTCGAGACGCTCCTTCAGGCCATTG
This window encodes:
- the dsrK gene encoding sulfate reduction electron transfer complex DsrMKJOP subunit DsrK — its product is MSKLPTPEQLIASKPGFPAESWMDVKPDFRPGTWCYPSKPDIMKSLGMPNPHEWAPDQEDWNLPENWEEILYNGLKERLEKHRSLKLFMDICVRCGACADKCHFFIGTGDPKNMPVLRAELLRSVYRRDFTTAGKLLGKLVGARKLDKDVVKEWFYYFYQCTECRRCSLFCPYGIDTAEITAIARELLHEVGLGINWIMEPVYNCNRTGNHLGIQPHAFKEIVEFLCEDIETITGIHIDPPFNEKGHEIVFITPSGDVFADPGIYTFMGYLMLFHEIGLDYTLSTYASEGGNFGSFTSFDMAKKLNAKMYAEAERLGSKWILGGECGHMWRVVHQYMETFNGPTPSHMEVPKSPITGTVFENAAATKMVHITEFTADLIKHNKLRLDPSRNDHLTVTFHDSCNPARGMGLLEEPRYVIKSVCNNFYEMPENTIREQTFCCGGGSGLNTDEIMELRMRGGLPRGNALRYVQQKHGVDTMACICAIDRATLPPLANYWAPGVSVYGTHELVANALVMRGETKRTMDLRQEDLPGMEDA
- the dsrO gene encoding sulfate reduction electron transfer complex DsrMKJOP subunit DsrO; the protein is MNNSRRRFLKIASLSVFGLGAKGVLDVAAGTTPDAAALTGKYEDGATALKAKRWAMVIDMRKFTSPEDYSRVIEACHSIHNVPSIEGNQEIKWLWTDTYEATFPDDMNPHLSQEVLERRYLLLCNHCENPPCVRVCPTKATFKRADGIVVMDYHRCIGCRFCMAGCPYGARSFNFGDPQPHIKAINPKFPARTRGVVEKCTFCSERLAVGQLPACVEASNGAILFGDLDDPNSPVRKALNENYSIRRKPSVGTQPGVYYIV
- the galU gene encoding UTP--glucose-1-phosphate uridylyltransferase GalU; the encoded protein is MNIRKVVIPVAGWGTRSLPATKNIPKEMLPVYNKPVVQYVVEEAQKSGIGDVVFVTNRDKKIIEDHFDYNLQLESVLERAGKTEMLRQVREVAEMVNIISVRQKKQLGLGHAVLCAREIVRDEPFAVMVGDDLMFGMTPGIQQLIDVAVAEHLPVIGVMEVPADKVSRYGIIAGEETAPGIYKVSRLVEKPSIAEAPSRLAIVGRYVLTPDIFDSLEKVKPGHGGEIQLTDALQNLADDRGLLAVKIRGMRFDAGDWAEYLTANIYFALQEEGLRDDLISQLRPLLPFRC
- the priA gene encoding replication restart helicase PriA produces the protein MSERLFSVALTSPPYATLTYALPAWLQDTALSPGTRVIVPLGAGTLRVGVVLGDDGNTVALPEGVTPKPLICPLDVEPCLNGDYLDMVRHLALRQGVTQGRILGNLLPAGLRTSKVRLRLIDNGRKRLLKPRELAGLDKEVLQRLGQLWREGSFEVLVAGEDAAASEMCVLKADPPWPLRPSAHRQAAILDFLYERGTTSRKVLTETLGTGCTTALGALLERGLVAIEAIDEASCACGISEASSTPLDAPQTLVLTEEQSAAVGNFAAAMDAEGPATWVLYGITGSGKTAVYLELAKMCLARGRSVLLLAPEVALACKLRRDVANSLPEAPVVLYHGYQTPAVREATFRLLATTRNQPRIIVGTRSALFLPVQDIGAVVLDEEHDSSFKQDEGLNYQAKEVAWFRVGQSNGLLVLGSATPDLKTWHAAREGVLPAARLTSRVGGGTLPSVELVDIRSLGPTDGILAPATTAALGATLAKGEQAVILLNRRGYAPLMYCLDCGTVARCPHCDIGLTYHKGRERLVCHYCGHSVAYPAVCPNCKGMHYLPMGEGTERLEESIASFLPPGGRVLRLDRDSTRRQGRMEEILAAFAREEAQVLVGTQMLSKGHHFPKVTLAVVADGDLGLNLPDYRASERTFQLLVQSSGRAGRGELPGKVLIQTRDPGHYCWQYVLRGDYEAFFEHEIAIRQRRRYPPFVRLALVRMSYPVDCREGLAEVTSLAGELRRMGSQEGVQVLGPAPAPLPLLRGRKRFNCLLKGADWLGLRRVYGAASGSVSHRHLSLSLDLDPVNML
- the dsrJ gene encoding sulfate reduction electron transfer complex DsrMKJOP subunit DsrJ; the protein is MYNGKYIIPGIVIFVGLFTFPFWSNLLTPKYERPQIALPAGEKECIEPVGYMRAEHMHILNLWRDEALREGKRLYVASNGKQWEISLQNTCMKCHANKADFCDKCHNSNSVSPYCWDCHVAPRGNQ
- a CDS encoding response regulator, which translates into the protein MDHASVLVLVVDDEEMVRENLEAYLEDEGFNVVTASSGEDALNLLAEVSPHVGIIDMRLPGMSGNDFILKAHTLRPALRYLIHTGSTNYKLPPELIAIGVTRDDIYTKPLQNMDDLVKGIGRHMGSLVGG
- the glmM gene encoding phosphoglucosamine mutase — encoded protein: MGRRLFGTDGLRGQVNIYPMTADMALRLGLAAGTRFRNGNRRHRVVIGKDTRLSGYMFESALTAGLCAAGMDVFQVGPLPTPAISFLTRNMRADLGVVISASHNPFMDNGIKFFDRSGFKLPDDVENQMTDMVLDPDWQWDYPASEKVGRAYKIADAPGRYIVYIKSSFPADLTLDGLRVVIDCANGANYKVAPLALEELGAEVIKLGTEPNGLNINHQCGSLYPEVVAAKVRETRADIGLALDGDADRLIVVDEKGTILDGDQIMALCAQDLMAKGKLPGNMLVATVMSNMALEVFMKEHGGTLLRTAVGDRYVVEAMRQHGALLGGEQSGHLIFREYSTTGDGLLAALQILRIMRERGKPLSELAGQLQLFPQQLINVHVERKIPFAECQPVADAVAAIETELGDRGRVLLRYSGTESVCRVMVEGEHPEQVARLAEMLAETVQKHLR
- the dsrP gene encoding sulfate reduction electron transfer complex DsrMKJOP subunit DsrP; translation: MVEKLLKGSPAYYIWLLFLGSIVGLGGFTYLFQLKYGLAITGMSRDVSWGLYISQFTYLVGVAASAVMLVLPAYFHHYKQFKKMIILGEFMAISAVLMCMLFIVVDMGQPQRMLNVILHPTPNSVMFYDMMVLMGYLFINLLVGWVTLEAERHDVEPPKWIKFFIYLSVIWAFSIHTVTAFLYAGLPGRHYWLTAIMAARFLSSAFCSGPAILLLLVFVLRRLTGFNPGREAVQTLTKIITYAMCINVFFYLLEVFTAFYSGMPGHQHPLVFLFAGHGGHSYWVNGWMWTAVVFAFLSLALLIPPQIRDNEKVLPWALVMLVIASWIDKGLGLLIGGFTPNPFEGITVYAPSVPEILIALGIYAFGLLVLSLLWKIAIEVKKEAGTF